The following are encoded together in the Balneola sp. genome:
- a CDS encoding 3-phosphoserine/phosphohydroxythreonine aminotransferase encodes MKRVHNFSAGPAALPLEVLETVQEELLDYKGTGTSIMEKSHRGPSYTQVDTEAKERLTRILGLGDDFHIMFLQGGATAQFMQIPLNFLSKNDTADIINTGVWSEKAIAEAKLFGKVHVPFSSEDQKFSRVPENSELNLSEDPRYVHFTSNNTIYGTQFSSEPESNGAPLICDASSDFISRPIDIDRYGLIYAGAQKNLGPSGVTVVIVRKDFLQTANKKDIPSFLDFHSHAERIFNTPPTFAVYMVNLVLKWVEEKGGIPHFVDINNKKADLLYSTIDSDEFYRGAAEKASRSKMNVTFRLPSEELEELFLQEAKQHDLVALRGHRSMGGIRASIYNACELESVQALTDFMKDFRSKNG; translated from the coding sequence ATGAAACGAGTTCACAATTTTAGTGCCGGCCCTGCTGCCTTGCCTCTTGAAGTCTTAGAAACTGTACAGGAAGAACTTCTCGATTATAAAGGAACTGGGACTTCCATCATGGAAAAAAGTCACCGCGGCCCCTCTTACACTCAAGTCGATACCGAGGCAAAAGAACGGCTTACACGAATTTTAGGACTTGGTGATGATTTCCACATCATGTTTTTACAGGGCGGAGCCACAGCTCAGTTCATGCAAATCCCGCTTAATTTTCTTTCTAAGAATGATACCGCAGATATTATTAATACCGGGGTTTGGTCAGAAAAAGCTATCGCTGAAGCTAAGCTGTTTGGCAAGGTTCATGTGCCTTTTAGCAGCGAGGATCAAAAGTTCTCAAGGGTCCCTGAAAATAGTGAGCTGAATCTTTCAGAAGATCCAAGATATGTTCACTTTACTTCAAACAATACCATTTATGGAACTCAATTTTCTTCTGAACCGGAATCGAATGGAGCTCCTCTTATTTGTGATGCTTCCTCAGATTTCATCTCCCGCCCGATTGACATCGACCGCTATGGATTGATTTATGCAGGTGCACAAAAAAACCTGGGCCCATCAGGGGTTACCGTTGTAATTGTTCGAAAAGACTTTCTTCAAACAGCCAATAAAAAAGACATCCCCAGTTTTCTTGATTTCCATTCGCATGCCGAGAGGATTTTCAATACACCTCCCACCTTTGCAGTATACATGGTGAATCTTGTTTTGAAATGGGTGGAAGAGAAAGGCGGCATCCCTCATTTCGTAGATATCAATAATAAAAAAGCAGATCTGCTTTACAGCACCATTGATTCTGATGAGTTTTACAGAGGTGCTGCCGAGAAAGCATCCCGTTCCAAAATGAACGTTACTTTTCGATTACCTTCAGAAGAGTTGGAAGAGCTGTTTCTTCAAGAGGCAAAACAACATGATCTCGTAGCTTTAAGAGGTCATCGCAGTATGGGTGGTATCAGAGCCAGTATCTATAATGCTTGTGAGCTAGAGTCCGTGCAGGCTTTAACAGATTTCATGAAGGACTTCCGCTCAAAAAATGGCTAG
- a CDS encoding rhomboid family intramembrane serine protease, giving the protein MSVTLILIVANVLVSMLALYVVPQVFEKGMMMPYRVVRENTWYELISSGFIHAGIGHLFLNMFVLFFFGLVLERSVGREHFIALYLTGLIISSLPSLFQHKDNPDFATVGASGAVEGVLFGFIVLFPLDPIYIMFIPFGIPAIVFGILFLIYSVYASRREGKVNHEAHIAGAVWGVLYMIIFVPNTIDHFLTVLGLL; this is encoded by the coding sequence ATGTCGGTAACTCTTATCCTGATTGTGGCGAACGTACTGGTTTCGATGTTAGCCCTTTATGTAGTCCCGCAAGTTTTTGAGAAAGGAATGATGATGCCTTATCGGGTCGTTCGCGAAAACACCTGGTATGAACTGATTAGCTCAGGCTTTATACATGCGGGAATTGGCCATTTATTTTTGAATATGTTCGTGCTGTTCTTTTTCGGGCTTGTACTGGAAAGGTCAGTTGGGAGAGAGCATTTTATTGCGCTTTACCTCACCGGTCTTATCATTTCGAGTTTGCCTTCATTATTTCAACACAAGGATAATCCCGACTTTGCAACAGTGGGGGCTTCAGGAGCCGTAGAGGGAGTGCTATTCGGATTTATAGTTCTATTCCCCCTTGACCCTATATATATCATGTTCATCCCCTTTGGGATACCTGCTATTGTTTTCGGAATTTTATTCCTGATTTACAGCGTCTATGCAAGTCGCAGGGAGGGCAAGGTAAACCATGAAGCACATATAGCAGGCGCTGTTTGGGGTGTGCTGTACATGATTATTTTTGTTCCCAACACCATTGATCACTTTTTGACCGTACTTGGGTTACTTTAA